From Pantoea sp. Ep11b, the proteins below share one genomic window:
- a CDS encoding ROK family transcriptional regulator, with protein sequence MNPDSQPGHIDQIKQTNAGVVYRLIDLHGPISRIELSRRAQLAPASITKIVREMLDAHLVQETEFQEPGSRGRPAIGLILDTDAWHYLAIRLHRGAMTFTLRDLSSRALAEESLPLPDESAQPLLNALIEQVDAFFIRHQRKLERLTAIAITLPGLINAASGVVHRLPGYQVRDMPLGDALASRTGLPVFVQHDISAWTLAESLSGASRGAQDVIQIVIDETVGAGVISGGQLLHKSGRALVEIGHTQIDPYGQQCYCGNHGCLETVASTGSLLALAAQRLPAQPDSLLNAQPLTLQSLCAAAQSGDRLARDTIASVGHHVGRILAMMVNIFNPQHILIGSPLNAAADVLFPAVRNTILQQSLPAYSATIQLAPTEFSEPGTLGAAALIKDALYSGHLLVKLLQG encoded by the coding sequence GTGAATCCGGACAGTCAACCTGGCCACATTGACCAGATCAAGCAGACCAATGCAGGCGTCGTTTATCGATTAATTGACCTTCACGGTCCCATTTCGCGCATCGAACTCTCCCGCCGCGCCCAGCTCGCCCCGGCCAGCATTACCAAAATTGTGCGGGAAATGCTGGATGCCCATCTGGTTCAGGAGACCGAATTTCAGGAGCCGGGCAGTCGCGGTCGCCCGGCGATTGGCCTGATTCTGGACACTGACGCCTGGCACTATCTGGCGATCCGCCTGCATCGCGGCGCCATGACCTTTACGTTGCGCGATCTCAGCAGCCGTGCGCTGGCAGAAGAGAGCCTGCCGCTGCCGGATGAGTCTGCGCAGCCGCTGCTGAACGCGCTGATTGAACAGGTCGATGCCTTCTTTATCCGCCACCAAAGGAAGCTGGAGCGTCTGACGGCTATTGCCATCACGCTGCCCGGACTGATAAATGCCGCGTCCGGCGTGGTGCACCGGCTGCCGGGTTATCAGGTGCGTGATATGCCGCTGGGCGATGCGCTGGCGTCGCGTACCGGGCTGCCGGTCTTTGTGCAGCATGATATTTCAGCCTGGACGCTGGCAGAGTCGCTGTCTGGCGCGTCACGCGGCGCGCAGGATGTTATCCAGATCGTGATTGATGAAACGGTGGGGGCTGGCGTGATCAGCGGCGGTCAGCTGCTGCATAAAAGCGGCAGGGCGCTGGTCGAGATTGGACATACGCAGATTGATCCCTACGGTCAGCAGTGCTACTGCGGGAATCATGGTTGCCTTGAAACCGTAGCCAGCACCGGCAGCCTGCTGGCGCTGGCGGCCCAGCGTCTGCCTGCGCAGCCTGACAGCCTGCTCAATGCGCAGCCGCTGACGCTGCAGTCACTGTGTGCAGCCGCCCAGTCAGGCGATCGCCTGGCGCGCGACACCATCGCCAGCGTAGGACATCACGTTGGCCGGATCCTGGCAATGATGGTCAACATCTTTAATCCACAACATATTCTTATCGGTTCTCCCCTTAACGCGGCTGCCGATGTGCTGTTTCCGGCGGTGCGTAACACCATCCTGCAGCAGTCACTGCCTGCCTACAGCGCGACGATCCAGCTGGCACCCACGGAATTCAGCGAGCCGGGAACGCTGGGCGCAGCGGCGCTGATCAAAGATGCGCTTTACAGCGGTCATCTGTTAGTGAAACTGTTGCAAGGTTAA
- a CDS encoding LysR family transcriptional regulator, with protein sequence MNIELRHLRYFVAVAEELHFGRAAQRLNISQPPLSQQIIQLEAETGARLFHRTNRSVQLTAAGAQLLSDARTILLQVEQAADRAARLHRGEEGELRIGFTSSAPFTAAVSDALYRFRQQWPQVHIQMQEINTRQQLAPLLDGRLDLGVMRNTSLPAGLHHQLLLSEPLCAVVHKAHPLASAERISVSALATEPFVFFDPQGGTALYSDILALLHRYHIKPYITQEVGEAMTILGLVATGLGVSILPASFRRARLSDLVWLPLTEEDAISELWLVWSAAREKSAQMENMMALLQTKR encoded by the coding sequence ATGAATATCGAACTGCGGCATCTGCGCTACTTTGTGGCGGTGGCAGAAGAGCTCCATTTCGGGCGGGCGGCACAGCGGCTCAATATCTCTCAGCCCCCGCTCAGTCAGCAGATCATCCAGCTGGAGGCGGAAACCGGCGCCAGGCTTTTTCATCGCACTAACCGCAGCGTGCAGCTTACGGCGGCGGGTGCGCAGCTGCTGAGCGATGCCCGGACGATTCTGTTGCAGGTTGAGCAGGCCGCCGACCGCGCCGCCCGACTGCACCGTGGCGAAGAGGGAGAGCTGCGCATTGGATTTACCTCCTCCGCACCCTTTACCGCAGCGGTCTCTGACGCCCTCTACCGTTTCCGGCAGCAGTGGCCGCAGGTGCACATCCAGATGCAGGAGATCAACACCCGCCAGCAGCTGGCGCCCTTGCTGGATGGACGGCTCGATCTCGGCGTGATGCGCAACACGTCGCTGCCCGCTGGACTGCATCATCAGTTACTGCTGAGTGAGCCGCTGTGTGCTGTGGTACACAAGGCGCATCCGCTGGCCAGCGCAGAGCGCATCTCGGTGTCGGCCCTGGCCACTGAGCCCTTTGTCTTTTTTGATCCGCAGGGGGGCACCGCGCTCTATAGCGACATTCTGGCGCTGCTGCACCGTTATCACATTAAGCCCTATATCACCCAGGAGGTGGGCGAGGCGATGACGATTCTGGGGCTGGTGGCGACCGGTCTGGGCGTCTCCATACTGCCCGCCTCCTTTCGCCGGGCGCGGCTGAGTGACCTGGTCTGGCTGCCCTTAACGGAAGAGGATGCGATTTCTGAACTCTGGCTGGTCTGGTCAGCCGCCCGCGAGAAGAGTGCACAGATGGAGAACATGATGGCGCTGCTGCAGACAAAGCGGTGA
- a CDS encoding MFS transporter: MSRSIQATADDDAAPGAPATTAASGYIRRGTPQFMRVTLALFSAGLATFALLYCVQPILPVLSQQFGVSPAASSLSLSISTGLMALGLLVTGPLSDAIGRKSVMVTALMLAALCTLLSATMTSWHGILLMRALMGLSLSGVAAVGMTYLSEEMDVRVVAFSMGLYISGNSIGGMSGRLLSGVLTDLFTWRIAVAVIGCFSLASALMFWKILPASRHFRPIPLRPRNLMINFRLHWRDPGLPWLFAEGFLLMGAFVTLFNYIGYRLLEAPWHLSQAVVGLLSVVYLTGSWSSPKAGALTSRLGRGPVMLGATAMMLLGLLITAFNALWLILPGMMLFTAGFFAAHAVASGWIGPRARRARGQASSLYLFSYYAGSSVAGTLGGFFWHEYGWRGITLFISFLLILALLVAWRLHSKKL, encoded by the coding sequence GTGAGTCGCTCAATTCAGGCCACGGCAGATGACGACGCGGCGCCAGGTGCGCCTGCGACCACTGCGGCTTCAGGTTATATCCGCCGGGGTACGCCCCAGTTTATGCGCGTGACGCTGGCGCTGTTCTCTGCCGGACTGGCCACGTTTGCCCTGCTCTACTGTGTTCAGCCAATCCTGCCGGTTCTGTCGCAGCAGTTTGGCGTTTCGCCCGCGGCCAGCAGTCTGTCGCTCTCGATCTCCACCGGGTTGATGGCGCTGGGGCTGCTGGTCACCGGACCGCTCTCGGATGCGATTGGCCGCAAATCGGTGATGGTCACCGCCCTGATGCTGGCGGCGCTCTGCACCCTGCTCTCGGCCACGATGACCAGCTGGCACGGCATTCTGCTGATGCGGGCGCTGATGGGGCTGTCGCTCAGCGGCGTCGCGGCGGTGGGTATGACCTACCTGAGCGAAGAGATGGATGTGCGGGTCGTCGCCTTTTCGATGGGCCTCTATATCAGCGGGAACTCGATCGGCGGGATGAGCGGCCGTCTGCTGAGCGGGGTGCTGACCGACCTGTTCACCTGGCGGATTGCCGTGGCGGTTATCGGCTGCTTCTCACTGGCGTCGGCGCTGATGTTCTGGAAGATCCTCCCTGCCTCGCGCCATTTTCGCCCCATCCCGCTGCGTCCGCGTAACCTGATGATTAACTTCCGGCTGCACTGGCGCGATCCCGGCCTGCCCTGGCTGTTTGCCGAAGGATTCCTGCTGATGGGGGCCTTCGTCACGCTGTTTAACTATATCGGCTACCGTCTGCTGGAGGCCCCCTGGCATCTCAGTCAGGCGGTTGTAGGACTGTTGTCAGTGGTCTACCTGACCGGATCCTGGAGTTCACCCAAAGCGGGGGCGCTGACCAGCCGCCTGGGACGCGGGCCGGTGATGCTGGGTGCCACCGCGATGATGCTGCTGGGCCTGCTGATCACCGCCTTTAACGCTCTCTGGCTGATTCTGCCTGGCATGATGCTGTTCACCGCCGGTTTCTTTGCCGCGCATGCCGTGGCCAGCGGCTGGATTGGCCCGCGCGCGCGCCGGGCCAGGGGCCAGGCCTCCTCGCTCTATCTGTTCAGTTACTACGCCGGTTCCAGCGTGGCGGGTACGCTGGGCGGCTTCTTCTGGCATGAGTATGGCTGGCGTGGCATAACGCTGTTTATCAGTTTCCTGTTGATCCTGGCGCTGCTGGTCGCCTGGCGGCTGCACAGCAAAAAACTCTGA
- a CDS encoding sugar transporter — protein sequence MQPTTVSRKTAWLRVVLLAIAAFVFNTTEFVPVGLLSDIAADFSMQTADVGIMLTIYAWVVALLSLPLMLLTRNVERRLLLGVLFAVFVISHALSTVAWDFWSLMVSRVGIALSHAVFWSITASLAIRVAPAGKKTQALSMLATGTALAMVLGVPIGRVVGQYLGWRTTFGAIGLSALVLMIMLVRILPRLPSEHTGSLSSVPMLFRRPALVSMYLLVTLVVTAHYTAYSYIEPFMQNVAQSSGNFTTLLLLLFGSAGIVGSILFSTLGNKFPSALLIAAIALITLCMGLLIFAAIRPAAISTLCIVWGMAMMMIGLAMQVRVLSLAPDATDVAMSLMSGIYNIGIGAGALLGNQVSLHLGMAEVGNVGGMIGLVALLWCVWIFRRYPQLRSNG from the coding sequence ATGCAACCAACAACTGTTTCACGTAAAACGGCCTGGCTTCGCGTCGTCCTGCTGGCCATCGCCGCGTTTGTTTTTAATACCACCGAATTTGTGCCGGTTGGCCTGCTGTCCGATATCGCGGCAGACTTCTCCATGCAGACGGCGGATGTCGGGATTATGCTGACGATCTACGCCTGGGTCGTTGCCCTGCTCTCCCTGCCGCTGATGCTGCTGACCCGCAACGTCGAGCGACGGCTGCTGCTGGGCGTGCTCTTCGCCGTCTTTGTCATCAGCCATGCGCTCTCTACCGTCGCCTGGGATTTCTGGTCGCTGATGGTCTCCAGGGTGGGTATCGCCCTGTCGCACGCCGTGTTCTGGTCGATTACCGCCTCACTGGCGATTCGTGTAGCGCCAGCCGGTAAGAAGACGCAGGCGCTCAGTATGCTGGCGACCGGTACGGCCCTGGCGATGGTGCTGGGTGTGCCGATTGGCCGCGTGGTGGGTCAGTATCTGGGCTGGCGCACCACCTTTGGCGCGATTGGTCTGTCGGCGCTGGTGCTGATGATTATGCTGGTGCGTATCCTGCCGCGCCTGCCCAGCGAACACACCGGTTCCCTTAGCAGCGTGCCGATGCTGTTTCGTCGCCCGGCGCTGGTCAGCATGTATCTGCTGGTGACGCTGGTTGTCACCGCGCATTACACCGCCTACAGCTATATCGAACCCTTTATGCAGAACGTGGCGCAATCCAGTGGCAACTTCACCACTCTGCTACTGCTGCTGTTTGGCTCTGCGGGCATTGTCGGCAGTATTCTGTTCAGCACGCTGGGCAATAAATTCCCCTCTGCGCTGCTGATCGCCGCAATCGCGCTGATTACACTCTGCATGGGACTGCTGATTTTTGCGGCCATTCGCCCTGCCGCCATTTCAACGCTCTGCATTGTCTGGGGGATGGCGATGATGATGATCGGTCTGGCGATGCAGGTGCGGGTTCTCTCGCTGGCGCCGGATGCCACGGATGTGGCGATGTCGCTGATGTCCGGCATCTACAACATCGGTATCGGCGCGGGTGCGCTGCTGGGCAATCAGGTCAGCCTGCATCTGGGCATGGCTGAGGTCGGCAATGTCGGCGGGATGATCGGTCTGGTCGCCCTGCTCTGGTGTGTCTGGATCTTCCGCCGTTATCCGCAGCTGCGCAGCAACGGCTGA
- a CDS encoding DUF1471 domain-containing protein yields the protein MKRIMIVMAAALLSGFSFASVAAQQVSTIPLDQQKTGVISATGSTSLTSLEQQLSEKASDAGAKSFRITSTSGSNNLHGTAILYK from the coding sequence ATGAAAAGAATCATGATTGTTATGGCGGCGGCGCTGCTGAGCGGCTTCTCTTTTGCCAGCGTTGCCGCGCAGCAGGTCAGTACGATCCCGCTGGATCAGCAGAAAACAGGCGTAATCAGCGCAACAGGCAGCACCAGCCTGACGTCGCTGGAGCAGCAGTTGTCAGAAAAGGCCAGCGATGCCGGAGCAAAGTCTTTCCGCATCACTTCGACCTCTGGCAGCAACAACCTGCATGGCACCGCCATTCTCTATAAATAA
- a CDS encoding DUF1471 domain-containing protein produces MNTIKTTLAALALTTLTFGASAADLVTSEPASQQPVGTIAVQGGSNLSSVEAQLSAKADEAGAKSFRITSTSGQNKLHGTAVIYQ; encoded by the coding sequence ATGAACACTATCAAAACGACTCTGGCGGCACTGGCACTGACTACCCTGACTTTTGGCGCTTCAGCCGCCGATCTCGTCACAAGCGAACCTGCCAGTCAGCAGCCTGTTGGCACCATCGCGGTTCAGGGTGGCAGCAACCTGAGCTCGGTTGAAGCACAGCTGAGTGCGAAAGCAGATGAAGCTGGCGCGAAATCGTTCCGTATCACCTCAACCAGTGGCCAGAACAAGCTGCACGGCACTGCGGTGATCTACCAGTAA